One Glandiceps talaboti chromosome 2, keGlaTala1.1, whole genome shotgun sequence genomic region harbors:
- the LOC144453857 gene encoding uncharacterized protein LOC144453857 isoform X1: protein MSEGDLLQAGALVKDRWKVVGKIGGGGFGEIYETLDLLTGEHVAVKCESAVQPKQVLKMEVAVLKKLQGKDHVCRFVGCGRNDQFNYVVMSLQGQNLAELRRSQPKGAFTISTTLRLGLQLLKGIENIHDVGFLHRDIKPSNFAMGRHTSTNRKVYMLDFGLARQYTNSLGLVRAPRAAAGFRGTVRYASINAHKNREMGRHDDLWSLFYMLVEFVVGQLPWRKIKDKEQVGNMKEKYDHRLLLKHLPSEFKPFLDHIQLVRYEDKPDYRYLQSLLEHCMNRKGIKEADPYDWEKGYGDGSITTTTGTSTTPPKVQQGPLADLQPANTDVVLDENFSEQENLKPGHVGINQPEQKPSLQNEFEKETVERIEELIQQQMVEEIELKRGMYVEEIENVEKEEEEEEEEEEEEEEEEDEEEEEEEEVEEAVQQQQEIVEPGIQELKLPFVRKPILAEEKVKRRKGARKRKPKRMRFHDSHAILEGEMSFVTFRDQLGQMYSEKEMSVQDDVNVQVLGAMGGTLDEDALAIKLNSVQNGVAGRPPVPSGKRTLPSSSVSGAAKEHVSVENGVLDDRPSVPGSLSVLNEKDIHLEQYAPMLEEEKESNEPVENGYVDQNFDYRDPDMHLEENIHFETHEHIGMPPSGTGLPQENERQSSAHGGEEHVDNLILLNSAKDPDQEEEPYFYQEEKQQVNVCAINDVYGRKQEDIVLWQPPHVEDTQLWHPPRRISIEDVDEVPLKVKKEDSSRQEDEEGYKNKEFTQEPEAVLPVEEEVVQRNIIDYQEPLHITENSDDDVQQRRKQSLQDVKELPESAKQEDVVVDSRLPDADIEELDHVQEVIIKTPDYQYREEEDEQRVSVQEQPIKETEQFEIPEPQEHIACDLMKRKSFDEKLNEAELLETVERQNLPSEKLTTEHGAEKFDTDNIMAQGEIPDNAMKQTSIHDEKEINRTKDFACNDAEEEITSNLRLELTAKQIHDDREAMERLLTAKTKRENKAVPADWPMETEEEVAERLERQLHSKKTSSRDLMERILAGQEPDIEASHDDEASKLLLRARTYRPTRSSFEGESLHRHHAIDKRVEDSAVNHTKDVVSTPSVVPGTELPGAMITSDSEKKCLDGKEAVSDQLAKDNKYSSINKNIGNVIDAVGEQHSNRELETNTDGIKDPYKTVSKQTSGKEAVEETRDSTKWTFNDMERRPSLTRGLTVQTARPSGLTSQSSSVSPRQEMEDIFAMSVEPSGGKGPETETKMKSEDELSDRQIKVKYALIDKSSSEMDQLSQSSASSRDFSRSDRSSRSGRQLPPVPKLREKYGKQRERKRNRKLPSVPTKFETTETAVEFTAFSPPAQDDIKDVPTKEDHFFNVTAKLPSSVSIPEDDLSKSSSDVAVAYHKDGVHAVSDWQPSTLAVVTTVMMDDDAVTIDPMMTVTATQSKSKSLLSVDEQNASKLPTTHHSGIATETKPEEFDEKGDTGHEEKAVRFATSTTELDSYHKDDHMRDLSGGKTSDSQCATHSQLPSAVIDGGQDSIGMKIFHDDSIPPSPVAKNFHHDFLPEPSGALDVLPKDAQPTRMPTVDNVSKLLAKDTSDNRHDQIAENNAKTEDVIEMKSETGAVEQKHKKSHGRSREDRKDTSQRQRKRELRKLPFPANIPTSFKVGKGGIPFIPAGGLTKPPSPSEKSRMLSKRRTEGRFVDDDRQPSEASEVSISNKVEHYSLTESPDALKHLHSKEYKSDGESSQPEDKYSDLKTFFSKRKPRSDNTKPSDTISDKRDTEKVLDEVSSKLEMSVDPVQQSNVTVSEKQTEKDESEKRVKRRGHRKRERQRRKVEEKKIEGDQTESVTSMLESERLSGTVANQGESVQGNETDLMTKNRVSDIGGEVDTVLSAQTGNMNLNSQEQVVSKPCRKALFQVAEQNEVMTEEDIEKCDEREMSHALALSSKLTVEEIALHSKRLVNKYEKEKMPVTETETKKPSTEPPSQPSKEDVRTDTAPMQQQVPSEKTEQSVSVSGVHDDRKEALVRRDERRRNRRQRRSLSSDRSVPGQQSSKSEEGANETAIDQAAVKEDADEKKEQEEERQSQRRRERRRRRQSRKDSEELSPVTSPTNVKEEEKSLKSEKGKVEEMTDVIGDDGLRHSALSQDQPRSPRIGRTRRSEHATSPVRSPSRPRQPISPHRRTRIIVPSRRKSPQNEGIEQETHPDSPIKQEPEVELMPERSPSASPKPGQRKRWRRRTLDGDQIELPPKEGEIPSPTSPNKLSVESFSQGMDTLEIPQSAGSPMTSPLMRRKRSRRRRPSTDDGIVDTAQDFEQLDPIETSPSPFETSPREMSYRSRIFTRGTRAVSPFNESASGSPRSPRSSPRSLRSSQEDPLSNLSMPSEHTSTPKDDDSQMSTAAPNSMAPRPPPGQAPRCIAARRRRFRPAHIASPREHEQLTQTTTS, encoded by the exons ATGTCTGAAGGAGATCTCTTGCAAGCTGGTGCATTGGTCAAAGACAGATGGAAAGTT GTGGGCAAGATAGGTGGTGGAGGCTTTG GTGAAATCTATGAAACTCTGGATTTACTAACTGGAGAACATGTGGCTGTTAAATGTGAATCAGCCGTACAACCCAAACAGGTGCTTAAAATGGAGGTGGCTGTCCTCAAGAAATTGCAAG gAAAAGACCATGTATGTCGGTTTGTTGGATGTGGACGGAATGACCAGTTTAACTATGTGGTCATGTCACTGCAGGGCCAGAATCTTGCAGAACTCAGACGCAGCCAACCAAAAGGTGCTTTTACTATTAGTACTACACTGCGTCTTGGACTGCAGCTTCTGAAGGGTATTGAAAACATTCATGATGTGGGTTTCCTACACAGGGATATCAAACCG TCCAACTTTGCAATGGGCCGCCATACAAGTACCAATCGTAAGGTTTACATGTTAGACTTTGGTTTAGCAAGGCAATATACAAATTCTCTTGGACTTGTTAGAGCT CCACGTGCAGCAGCTGGTTTCCGAGGAACTGTTCGCTATGCCTCCATCAATGCACACAAAAACAGG GAGATGGGTCGGCATGATGATTTGTGGTCACTCTTCTACATGTTGGTAGAGTTTGTGGTGGGTCAACTTCCCTGGAGGAAGATCAAAGACAAG GAGCAAGTGggaaatatgaaagaaaagtatgaccatagattattattGAAACATCTTCCGTCTGAGTTCAAGCCATTTCTAGACCATATCCAGTTAGTACGATATGAAGATAAACCAGATTATAGG TATTTACAGTCATTGTTAGAACACTGCATGAATCGCAAAGGGATCAAAGAGGCAGACCCTTATGACTGGGAGAAAGGATATGGAGATGGCTCAATCACAACAACAACTGGCACTTCAACAACTCCACCCAAAGTACAACAAGG ACCACTGGCAGATTTACAACCCGCAAACACCGATGTTGTACTGGATGAGAACTTCAGTGAACAGGAGAACCTTAAACCGGGTCATGTTGGCATCAACCAGCCAGAACAGAAACCTTCCTTACAAAATGAGTTTGAAAAAGAGACTGTTGAACGTATTGAAGAACTGATACAACAGCAAATGGTTGAAGAAATAGAATTGAAGAGAGGAATGTATGTGGAAGAAATTGAGAACGTAGAGAaggaggaggaagaggaggaggaggaagaagaagaggaggaggaggaagaagatgaagaagagGAAGAGGAAGAGGAAGTTGAGGAAGCTgttcaacaacaacaagaaattGTGGAACCAGGAATCCAAGAATTGAAACTTCCATTTGTGAGGAAGCCTATACTTGCAGAGGAAAAGGTCAAACGCCGGAAAGGTGCTCGAAAGAGGAAACCAAAACGGATGAGATTTCACGATAGTCATGCAATATTGGAGGGAGAAATGAGTTTTGTAACTTTCCGAGATCAGTTAGGACAAATGTATAGTGAGAAAGAAATGTCTGTACAAGATGATGTCAATGTACAGGTTTTAGGAGCTATGGGAGGAACATTAGATGAAGATGCATTGGCAATCAAATTAAACAGTGTGCAAAATGGTGTCGCTGGTCGACCACCAGTTCCTAGTGGAAAGAGAACTTTGCCATCTTCTTCTGTATCAGGTGCTGCAAAAGAGCATGTTTCTGTAGAAAATGGAGTTCTTGATGATAGGCCTTCTGTACCAGGATCTTTATCAGTACTAAATGAAAAAGATATTCATCTTGAACAATATGCACCAAtgttagaagaagaaaaagaatcAAATGAGCCAGTAGAAAATGGCTATGTTGATCAAAACTTTGATTATAGGGACCCCGATATGCATCTAGAAgaaaatatacactttgaaaCACATGAGCATATTGGCATGCCTCCTAGTGGAACAGGTTTGCCTCAGGAAAATGAAAGACAGTCTTCAGCACATGGCGGGGAAGAACACGTTGACAATTTGATATTACTGAATTCTGCCAAAGACCCTGATCAGGAAGAAGAGCCATATTTTTACCAAGAAGAGAAGCAACAGGTTAATGTGTGTGCAATAAATGATGTATACGGTAGGAAACAAGAGGATATAGTGTTATGGCAACCCCCACATGTTGAAGATACTCAACTTTGGCATCCACCAAGACGTATTTCAATTGAAGATGTGGATGAAGTACCACTCAAAGTGAAGAAAGAAGACAGCAGTCGACAAGAAGATGAAGAAGGTTACAAGAACAAGGAATTTACACAAGAACCTGAAGCTGTCTTGCCAGTTGAGGAAGAAGTTGTACAGAGGAATATCATTGATTATCAAGAACCATTACATATTACTGAAAATAGTGACGATGATGTACAACAAAGGAGGAAACAGTCTTTACAGGATGTGAAAGAGCTTCCAGAAAGTGCCAAACAAGAAGACGTTGTTGTTGATTCAAGGCTTCCAGATGCTGATATTGAAGAACTTGATCATGTGCAGGAAGTGATCATCAAAACACCTGATTACCAATATAGGGAGGAGGAAGATGAACAACGAGTATCTGTTCAAGAACAGCCTATAAAGGAAACTGAACAATTTGAAATACCAGAACCACAAGAACATATTGCATGCGATTTGATGAAAAGAAAATCttttgatgaaaaattaaaTGAAGCAGAGCTTCTTGAAACTGTTGAAAGGCAAAATTTGCCAAGTGAAAAACTTACTACTGAACATGGTGCTGAAAAGTTTGATACAGACAATATTATGGCACAGGGAGAGATTCCAGACAATGCCATGAAACAAACTAGCATTCAtgatgaaaaagaaataaataggACTAAAGATTTTGCCTGTAATGATGCAGAGGAGGAAATTACAAGCAACTTACGCTTGGAGCTTACAGCTAAGCAAATACATGATGATAGGGAAGCAATGGAGAGATTACTCACTGCTAAAACTAAACGTGAAAACAAAGCTGTACCAGCAGATTGGCCTATGGAAACTGAAGAAGAAGTAGCAGAGAGATTAGAAAGGCAATTGCACAGCAAAAAGACCTCAAGCAGAGACCTTATGGAACGTATATTAGCTGGCCAAGAGCCAGATATTGAGGCAAGTCATGATGATGAAGCTTCTAAATTATTACTCAGGGCTAGGACTTACAGGCCGACTAGGTCTTCGTTTGAAGGAGAATCACTTCACAGGCATCACGCAATAGATAAACGTGTAGAAGACTCTGCAGTTAACCACACCAAAGATGTTGTTTCAACACCAAGTGTAGTTCCTGGGACAGAACTTCCTGGTGCTATGATTACCTCAGATTCAGAAAAGAAGTGTTTGGATGGTAAAGAAGCTGTATCTGATCAGCTGGCCAAAGATAATAAATATAGTTCTATAAACAAAAACATAGGGAATGTAATAGACGCTGTAGGAGAACAGCACAGTAACAGGGAATTGGAAACAAATACAGATGGGATCAAAGATCCGTATAAAACAGTCTCAAAGCAAACATCTGGGAAAGAGGCAGTGGAGGAGACTCGTGATTCAACAAAATGGACGTTTAATGATATGGAGAGAAGGCCATCACTAACACGAGGTCTTACAGTTCAGACTGCTAGACCCAGTGGATTGACAAGTCAGTCATCTAGTGTTTCACCACGGCAAGAAATGGAAGATATATTCGCCATGTCTGTAGAGCCATCAGGTGGGAAAGGTCCAGAGAcagaaacaaaaatgaaatcagAAGATGAACTCAGTGACAGACAGATAAAAGTGAAATATGCTCTGATTGATAAGAGCTCTTCTGAGATGGATCAACTCAGTCAAAGCTCGGCATCTAGTAGGGATTTCAGCAGATCAGATCGCTCAAGTCGATCCGGTAGACAATTGCCACCTGTGCCAAAACTTAGagaaaaatatggaaaacaaagaGAAAGGAAGAGGAACAGGAAATTACCATCTGTTCCTACAAAATTTGAAACTACTGAAACAGCTGTTGAATTCACTGCTTTTAGTCCACCAGCACAAGATGACATAAAAGATGTACCAACCAAAGAAGATCACTTTTTCAATGTTACTGCCAAGCTTCCATCTTCAGTTTCTATTCCTGAGGATGACCTAAGTAAGAGTAGTAGTGATGTAGCTGTAGCATATCATAAGGATGGAGTACATGCAGTCAGTGACTGGCAACCATCAACCTTAGCAGTTGTGACAACGGTTATGATGGATGATGATGCTGTCACCATTGATCCAATGATGACTGTAACTGCCACACAATCCAAATCAAAATCTTTGTTATCTGTCGATGAACAGAATGCCTCCAAACTGCCAACGACACATCATTCTGGAATCGCCACTGAGACAAAACCAGAAGAGTTTGATGAAAAGGGTGACACTGGACATGAAGAGAAAGCTGTGAGATTTGCCACTAGTACCACTGAGTTAGATTCCTACCATAAAGATGATCATATGCGAGATTTGTCAGGAGGGAAAACCTCAGATTCTCAGTGTGCAACCCACAGTCAGTTACCCAGTGCTGTCATTGATGGAGGACAAGATTCAATAGGAATGAAGATCTTCCATGATGACTCTATTCCACCCTCTCCAGTGGCCAAGAATTTTCACCATGATTTCTTACCGGAGCCTTCAGGTGCATTAGATGTCCTACCAAAAGATGCACAGCCAACACGTATGCCCACAGTAGATAACGTCTCAAAACTCCTTGCAAAAGATACCTCAGATAATAGACATGACCAAATTGcagaaaataatgcaaagaCTGAGGATGTTATCGAAATGAAATCAGAAACTGGTGCTGttgaacaaaaacacaaaaaatcaCATGGTCGTAGTAGGGAAGACAGAAAAGATACTTCACAAAGACAGAGGAAAAGAGAGCTGAGAAAACTGCCTTTTCCTGCTAATATACCAACTTCTTTCAAAGTTGGCAAAGGTGGAATCCCTTTTATTCCTGCAGGGGGTCTTACAAAGCCTCCAAGCCCAAGTGAGAAATCTAGAATGCTCAGCAAAAGGAGAACTGAGGGGAGATTTGTTGATGATGATAGGCAGCCAAGTGAGGCAAGCGAAGTATCAATAAGTAACAAAGTAGAACACTATTCATTAACTGAATCTCCTGATGCACTAAAACATTTACATAGTAAAGAATACAAATCAGATGGCGAGTCAAGTCAGCCTGAAGATAAATATAGTGATCTTAAGACATTCTTCTCAAAAAGGAAACCCCGCAGTGATAACACAAAACCATCAGACACCATAAGTGATAAGAGAGATACGGAAAAAGTCTTGGATGAAGTTTCCAGTAAACTAGAAATGAGTGTAGACCCAGTTCAACAGTCTAACGTGACAGTCTCTGAAAAGCAAACAGAGAAAGATGAAAGTGAGAAACGAGTGAAAAGAAGGGGCCATAGAAAACGAGAAAGGCAGAGAAGGAAGGTAGAAGAGAAGAAGATCGAAGGAGATCAAACCGAAAGTGTAACTTCTATGCTTGAGTCAGAAAGACTGTCAGGTACAGTGGCAAACCAAGGAGAAAGTGTACAGGGAAATGAGACAGACTTGATGACAAAGAATAGAGTAAGTGACATTGGTGGTGAAGTTGACACTGTCCTTTCTGCACAGACTGGGAATATGAATTTGAACTCACAGGAACAAGTTGTCTCAAAGCCTTGTCGGAAAGCCCTCTTTCAGGTTGCAGAACAGAATGAAGTAATGACAGAAGAAGACATTGAGAAATGTGATGAAAGGGAGATGAGTCATGCCTTAGCATTAAGTAGTAAACTGACAGTTGAGGAAATAGCATTACATAGCAAACGTCTAgtgaataaatatgaaaaagaaaaaatgcCTGTTACTGAAACTGAAACTAAAAAACCTTCCACTGAGCCTCCATCACAACCCTCTAAAGAAGATGTAAGGACTGATACAGCACCAATGCAACAACAGGTACCCTCAGAGAAAACAGAGCAAAGTGTAAGTGTGTCAGGAGTGCATGATGACAGGAAGGAAGCCTTAGTCAGGAGAGATGAAAGAAGAAGAAATCGAAGGCAAAGGAGATCATTGTCAAGTGACAGAAGTGTACCTGGACAACAGTCCAGTAAGTCTGAAGAAGGTGCAAATGAGACGGCTATCGACCAGGCTGCAGTCAAGGAAGATGCCGATGAAAAGAAAGAGCAAGAAGAAGAGCGGCAGTCACAGAGGAGGAGAGAGAGACGCAGAAGGAGACAATCAAGAAAAGATTCTGAAGAATTATCACCTGTGACCAGCCCAACAAATGTGAAGGAAGAAGAAAAATCACTGAAAAGTGAAAAAGGAAAAGTAGAAGAAATGACGGATGTTATTGGTGATGATGGCCTCAGGCATTCTGCATTGAGTCAAGATCAACCAAGGTCACCAAGAATTGGGAGGACAAGAAGGAGTGAACATGCTACAAGTCCAGTTAGAAGTCCCTCTCGACCACGCCAACCAATATCTCCTCATAGAAGAACACGAATTATTGTACCAAGCAGGAGAAAGAGCCCCCAGAATGAAGGCATAGAGCAAGAAACCCATCCTGACTCGCCAATCAAACAAGAACCTGAAGTAGAACTGATGCCAGAACGAAGTCCTTCTGCTTCACCTAAGCCAGGACAAAGAAAAAGATGGCGTAGACGTACTCTTGATGGTGACCAAATTGAGTTACCTCCAAAAGAAGGTGAAATACCATCACCAACAAGTCCCAACAAACTTAGTGTTGAGAGTTTTAGCCAAGGCATGGATACGTTGGAAATTCCTCAATCAGCAGGAAGTCCAATGACTTCACCTTTGATGAGAAGAAAAAGGAGCAGAAGGAGAAGACCATCAACAGATGATGGTATTGTTGACACAGCCCAGGACTTTGAACAACTGGATCCCATCGAGACATCGCCTAGTCCCTTTGAGACATCACCTAGAGAAATGTCTTACAGGTCTAGAATCTTCACTCGAGGAACTCGAGCCGTGTCACCTTTCAATGAGAGTGCATCTGGGTCACCACGTTCACCAAGGTCGTCTCCTAGGTCACTAAGGTCATCACAAGAAGATCCGCTGTCCAACTTATCCATGCCTAGTGAACATACTTCCACACCTAAAGATGATGACAGTCAAATGTCAACAGCAGCACCAAACTCCATGGCACCAAGACCCCCACCTGGGCAAGCTCCAAGGTGTATAGCTGCAAG ACGGCGGCGGTTTCGGCCAGCTCACATAGCATCGCCACGAGAACATGAACAATTAACACAGACGACGACAAGTTAA